Proteins co-encoded in one Fusarium fujikuroi IMI 58289 draft genome, chromosome FFUJ_chr06 genomic window:
- a CDS encoding related to SEN1 protein, with the protein MDLHEQLSQWYEKIQRFDEECHLLCPRINDEDNENYKLVDDPDSSITQEEKNSRVKAGKERLEVTYWNCLIFGFDKSSQGKWGEQLSERLNGCLKHCADCVYNWHMQRRELLQQFQERWNEEVVVDIRSMLEQRDVERIDLSLRWAKGFIEKIISEGSTFKKSQLGEHLPEVHISIYEALCCMPYMEHADRRMTFQYVFQRLQGKSGLKLGTKEPLPGMTYFIFDLKNQDRRKWATDNYRNLDSNSMTLEQFDWAVSSGLTRAIEDISKREASAVDSWPEMAQFWEGFNEILRTLTADVIMQRLRNLELSGTISHIYDLLFRHIQYCPAESVLVMTITILTNFLKKAPRAFWDVIGDARPNVIADLIFASPGYKNLLRQSLEDCWTGYDGSISRGPFPTSWIDPWLQSVGRDRRYNACEILMHTLFESLAKDEAIGEPGRAACIRAGFDALQLTISTFVDPETKIGAGTTHLYACCAFNLVMKYKGIILRNLRAPGDEREGWVTFQVAHAAKKAMQAAMKLDMKVFAEEYIACLEGSQLQSAVTRDSKAFWQGIIEMFDLSTEQVDLARDIVLSLEPLIGVEQIRALKSDDKLSDSSKNFNKSLAATVDILGNLLGRMSEIDAATDLNTFFDDRLAFQGTITLSTHGEAGLAEAAAELLKSWTGEYSQSGAFEQMSQLHPEQTLSSIVWALERVLKPPYPWGPIRPMLNMSRDILRGLTDPMSGVLRVKTLEPMSAAKVLRWWSEQWRFVSTACRNIEGWSRYIQNAVMTEFCREIMELAEALVAEDGLITSAISKALNKSEKDTMSQILIPAKQHFGGMENMIRLKDKWLVDVTVRVLCKILTRLRENNHEINPASRKLITDACLPTNVPGKFVRSTNMTDQQRAELLQALGQTDDEIQIYQLGIAQTPLAQRPKDGIKKQSKLDAWSKSGTSSSSTTTAASSRSNRDDVLDLSRSIDSPILRQLEAKKVKDQAKAKTKAQAMIKPRTQIVPDRKDIAALKEARQKAKLEKEKRDAAVIANAKALRGETVPGEGSGLLSLGLIGKDHGRSEIMVNSSEEESDEEEDVSDADNELAALSTGGQTALEEANKRRMAKALQDKMRRPVKKVRQQRSVKDRRARVIPPMDRLHNTVLAWDIFHGGNDPPNGPAASEVATKYSEPRTYQDTFFPLLASEAWRSFVTAKEELTSQPFGMKIASRASVDSYLEATFTMPVVQSRERGVSEGDILLVSESEQPLIDQTARHCLARVHRITYKKELIEITYRVASRNNPMTQVLTPNVSVFGVKITNMTTIEREFAALESLPYYDLMDEILNAEPSPILQYGDEKISNCMNNYALNRGQAMAVLGAHDNDGFTLIQGPPGTGKTKTIVAMVGTLLSEQLSQPGNQGIPMGVPLRPNGAPGAPKQSRSKKLLVCAPSNAAVDELVLRLKAGVKTISGKTKNINVLRLGRSDAINAAVRDVTLDELVKARMEGDQTKDKAKADRDQLHENAGKVKEELGKLRPQLEAAKLMDDRTLYNKLSREFDELKRRQMSYGKQIDADKSSGNSVAREMEMRRRQVQQEILNSAQVLCATLSGSGHEMFRNLEDVEFETVIIDEAAQCVELSALIPLKYGCYKCILVGDPKQLPPTVLSQSAAKFGYDQSLFVRMQQNHPQSVHLLDMQYRMHPEISLFPSREFYEGQLADGQNMHELRQQPWHKSALLGPYRFFDVQGVQERGHKGQSLVNTKELDVAMQMYDRFSNEYRECDLTGKIGIITPYKAQLYELRNRFRSRYGENITSIIEFNTTDAFQGRECEIIIFSCVRASSTGGIGFMTDIRRMNVGLTRAKSSLWILGDSRALVQGEFWRKLIEDAQARDRYTNGDVLSMFRKPLEKAKPGAYLPPPPQARDRDVPMRDASLGTSSLSSSRPNSPKVEGAQRPTAPTTHIPGIAGGESAGVLPRSAGPPVIHTSSSKPPGEPRKRPHDGPDSNQPAPKRTASDNARGGGLMGKFGNKSHRPPKAPTDPSAMSVMGLAPPERPPAAAPTGPSLSSRPQAPTGPRIPTGPSNPGPQYSNNQQRRPPHPPSSRKKGKPSLFVPKKR; encoded by the exons ATGGATCTTCATGAGCAACTCAGCCAATGGTACGAGAAGATTCAACGCTTCGACGAGGAATGTCATCTTCTGTGTCCACGCATCAACGACGAGGATAATGAAAACTACAAACTTGTGGATGACCCGGACTCATCGATTacgcaagaagaaaagaatagTCGAGTAAAGGCAGGAAAGGAGCGACTCGAAGTCACATACTGGAATTGCCTGATTTTCGGCTTCGATAAATCAAGCCAAGGGAAATGGGGAGAGCAGCTCAGCGAGAGGCTTAACGGTTGCTTGAAGCATTGCGCAGATTGTGTCTATAATTGGCACATGCAACGCAGAGAACTCTTGCAGCAATTCCAAGAACGATGGAATGAAGAAGTTGTAGTCGATATTCGGTCGATGTTGGAGCAGAGAGATGTTGAACGAATCGACTTAAGCCTGCGATGGGCCAAGGGGTTTATTGAGAAGATCATTTCAGAAGGCTCTACTTTCAAGAAATCCCAACTCGGTGAGCATCTACCCGAGGTCCATATCTCTATATACGAGGCTCTATGTTGCATGCCGTATATGGAGCACGCGGATCGAAGGATGACCTTTCAATATGTTTTCCAGCGACTTCAAGGGAAAAGTGGCCTCAAACTTGGGACCAAGGAGCCTTTGCCTGGAATgacttactttatttttgACCTCAAAAACCAGGATCGCCGGAAATGGGCCACAGATAACTATCGAAACCTTGACAGCAATAGTATGACATTGGAACAGTTTGACTGGGCTGTCAGCAGCGGTCTGACAAGGGCCATTGAGGACATCTCTAAAAGAGAGGCTTCAGCTGTGGATTCATGGCCTGAAATGGCGCAGTTCTGGGAAGGATTCAATGAAATTCTAAGGACCTTGACTGCGGACGTCATTATGCAGCGGTTAAGGAATCTTGAACTGAGCGGCACAATCAGTCACATCTACGACCTTCTGTTCCGTCATATCCAGTATTGCCCTGCAGAGAgtgtcttggtgatgaccaTCACAATCCTCACAAACTTTCTAAAGAAGGCACCCAGGGCTTTTTGGGATGTTATCGGCGATGCCCGGCCAAATGTTATCGCTGACTTAATCTTTGCGAGTCCCGGATACAagaatcttcttcgtcaatcTCTAGAAGACTGCTGGACTGGCTACGATGGTAGCATTTCCCGTGGCCCCTTTCCTACGTCTTGGATTGATCCATGGCTCCAGTCAGTCGGCCGCGATCGCAGATATAACGCTTGCGAGATCTTAATGCACACTCTTTTCGAATCACTTGCGAAAGACGAGGCTATCGGGGAACCGGGCCGTGCGGCGTGTATTCGAGCTGGATTTGATGCTTTGCAGCTTACCATATCAACCTTTGTCGACCCCGAGACGAAGATTGGTGCAGGAACCACTCATCTCTACGCATGTTGTGCGTTCAACCTCGTTATGAAGTACAAAGGCATCATTCTCCGGAACTTGCGTGCCCCTGGCGATGAAAGGGAAGGCTGGGTCACCTTCCAAGTAGCCCATGCAGCTAAAAAGGCCATGCAAGCTGCCATGAAACTCGATATGAAAGTGTTTGCGGAGGAGTATATAGCTTGCCTAGAGGGCAGCCAGCTGCAATCCGCTGTCACTAGAGACTCGAAGGCTTTCTGGCAAGGCATTATTGAGATGTTCGATTTGTCAACCGAGCAGGTCGATCTTGCGAGAGATATCGTCTTGTCGTTAGAGCCCTTAATTGGTGTGGAACAGATCAGGGCCTTGAAGAGCGACGATAAACTGAGTGATTCGAGCAAGAACTTCAACAAGTCTCTTGCTGCAACAGTGGATATCCTTGGGAATCTTCTCGGCCGAATGTCCGAAATAGACGCTGCCACAGACCTGAATACCTTCTTTGACGACCGCCTGGCTTTCCAAGGTACTATTACACTCTCTACCCATGGAGAAGCAGGACTTGCTGAAGCAGCTGCCGAGCTGCTCAAGAGTTGGACCGGAGAGTATTCCCAGAGCGGCGCCTTCGAGCAGATGTCACAGCTGCACCCTGAGCAGACCCTCTCCTCCATAGTATGGGCCCTAGAGCGAGTTTTGAAACCTCCATACCCCTGGGGCCCTATCAGGCCCATGCTAAATATGAGTCGAGATATCCTCCGTGGTTTGACTGACCCAATGTCCGGAGTCTTGCGagtcaagacccttgagcCTATGTCGGCTGCGAAGGTCTTGCGTTGGTGGAGCGAACAGTGGCGTTTTGTCTCTACCGCATGCAGAAATATTGAGGGATGGTCTCGATATATTCAGAACGCCGTTATGACAGAATTCTGCCGAGAAATTATGGAACTCGCTGAAGCCCTCGTCGCTGAGGATGGTCTCATCACATCAGCGATTTCCAAGGCTTTGAACAAAAGTGAAAAGGATACTATGTCGCAAATTCTTATCCCTGCAAAGCAACACTTTGGTGGAATGGAGAACATGATCCGTCTGAAGGACAAGTGGCTCGTTGATGTCACAGTCAGAGTCTTGTGCAAGATTCTGACTCGACTTCGAGAAAACAACCATGAGATCAACCCTGCCTCCCGCAAGCTTATCACTGATGCTTGCCTACCTACAAATGTCCCGGGCAAGTTTGTCAGGTCAACCAACATGACTGACCAGCAGCGAgcagaacttcttcaagcccTTGGACAAACAGATGATGAAATTCAAATCTACCAGCTCGGTATTGCGCAGACACCATTAGCACAGAGACCCAAAGATGGGATCAAGAAACAAAGCAAACTTGACGCTTGGTCTAAGTCTGGCACATCATCCAGCAGTACAACCACggcagcatcatcaagatctaaTCGCGATGACGTGCTCGATCTCAGCAGATCTATAGACAGCCCCATCCTTAGGCAGCTGGAGGCCAAGAAAGTTAAGGATCAGGCAAAGGCCAAAACAAAGGCACAAGCTATGATTAAGCCTAGAACCCAGATTGTCCCTGATAGGAAGGACATCGCGGCGCTCAAGGAAGCCAGACAAAAGGCCAAACTTGAAAAAGAGAAGCGTGATGCTGCGGTTATAGCGAACGCCAAAGCTCTTAGGGGAGAAACTGTCCCTGGTGAGGGTTCCGGCTTGCTTAGTCTCGGCCTCATCGGCAAGGATCACGGTCGAAGTGAGATAATGGTAAACAGTTCCGAAGAAGAatctgatgaggaggaagatgtaTCAGATGCCGATAACGAACTAGCTGCCCTTAGCACGGGAGGCCAGACAGCTTTGGAAGAAGCTAACAAGCGGCGCATGGCAAAGGCTTTGCAAGACAAAATGCGTAGACCAGTGAAGAAGGTTAGACAGCAGCGCTCAGTCAAGGACAGGAGAGCCAGAGTCATCCCTCCCATGGACAGGTTACACAACACAGTGCTAGCCTGGGACATTTTCCATGGTGGTAACGATCCTCCCAATGGTCCAGCAGCTTCAGAAGTTGCCACCAAGTATTCTGAGCCCAGAACGTACCAGGATACCTTTTTCCCCTTGCTTGCCTCAGAAGCTTGGCGCTCTTTTGTCACAGCCAAGGAGGAGCTCACGTCTCAGCCATTCGGTATGAAGATTGCAAGCCGTGCGAGCGTCGACAGCTACCTGGAGGCGACCTTCACGATGCCAGTAGTCCAAAGCAGAGAGCGCGGTGTTTCTGAAGGCGACATTCTTCTCGTCTCGGAATCGGAACAACCCTTGATCGATCAGACAGCTCGACATTGTTTGGCTAGGGTTCACCGCATCACCTACAAAAAGGAGCTGATCGAGATCACATATCGTGTGGCTTCCCGAAACAATCCCATGACACAGGTGTTGACCCCCAATGTTAGCGTCTTCGGAGTGAAGATCACCAACATGACAACAATCGAGCGAGAATTCGCTGCACTGGAGAGTCTGCCGTATTATGATCTGATGGACGAAATCCTGAATGCGGAACCGTCTCCTATTCTGCAATATGGAGATGAGAAGATAAGCAACTGTATGAACAATTATGCTCTTAACCGAGGACAGGCTATGGCTGTTCTAGGCGCTCACGACAATGATGGTTTCACGCTTATTCAGGG CCCTCCCGGTACAGGAAAAACAAAAACCATCGTGGCCATGGTTGGAACTCTGCTCTCTGAGCAACTGAGTCAACCAGGCAATCAAGGCATTCCCATGGGCGTACCTCTGCGACCGAACGGTGCACCAGGGGCACCCAAACAAAGCCGTTCAAAAAAGCTTCTTGTTTGTGCACCCAGTAACGCTGCCGTAGACGAGTTAGTGCTACGTCTGAAGGCTGGTGTCAAAACGATCTCGGGGAAAACCAAGAATATCAACGTGCTACGACTCGGTCGGAGTGATGCCATTAATGCAGCTGTAAGGGACGTCACCCTAgacgagcttgtcaaggccCGCATGGAGGGTGATCAGACCAAggacaaagccaaagccgaCCGTGACCAACTTCACGAGAATGCCGGGAAGGTAAAGGAAGAGCTGGGAAAACTGCGTCCCCAGCTGGAAGCAGCAAAGCTCATGGACGATCGAACCCTCTACAACAAGCTATCTCGTGAATTCGACGAACTGAAGCGACGCCAAATGTCCTATGGAAAACAAATCGATGCCGACAAGAGTAGCGGCAATTCCGTAGCTCGAGAGATGGAAATGCGGCGCCGCCAAGTCCAGCAAGAGATCCTCAATAGCGCTCAGGTCCTATGCGCTACTCTGAGTGGCAGTGGTCACGAGATGTTTCGAAACCTGGAGGATGTAGAGTTCGAGACAGTCATCATTGACGAAGCTGCTCAGTGCGTTGAGTTAAGTGCCTTGATTCCACTGAAATACGGCTGCTACAAATGCATCCTCGTTGGGGATCCCAAACAGCTTCCCCCTACAGTTCTGTCACAGTCAGCGGCGAAGTTCGGCTACGATCAAAGTCTGTTCGTCCGAATGCAGCAAAACCACCCACAATCGGTGCATTTGCTGGACATGCAATACCGTATGCATCCTGAGATCAGCTTGTTCCCCAGCCGCGAGTTCTACGAAGGACAACTCGCCGACGGACAGAATATGCATGAGCTCAGGCAACAGCCGTGGCACAAGAGCGCACTACTTGGTCCCTATCGATTCTTCGATGTCCAGGGTGTCCAGGAGAGGGGCCACAAGGGTCAGTCGCTGGTTAACACCAAGGAGTTGGATGTTGCTATGCAGATGTATGATCGCTTTAGTAACGAGTACCGTGAATGCGACTTGACTGGCAAGATCGGTATCATCACTCCTTACAAAGCTCAACTTTATGAGTTAAGAAACCGCTTCCGTTCGCGATATGGCGAGAACATCACAAGCATAATCGAGTTCAACACCACCGATGCTTTCCAGGGTCGCGAATgtgagatcatcatcttctcttgtGTTCGTGCCAGTTCTACTGGCGGTATCGGTTTCATGACTGATATTCGACGTATGAACGTCGGTCTGACTCGTGCTAAATCATCGCTGTGGATTCTTGGCGACTCCAGAGCGCTTGTTCAGGGCGAATTCTGGCGAAAACTTATTGAGGATGCCCAAGCCAGAGATCGCTACACTAATGGCGACGTGTTGTCTATGTTTAGGAAGCCCCTCGAAAAGGCAAAGCCGGGCGCCTACCTTCCCCCACCACCCCAAGCTCGAGACCGTGATGTTCCAATGCGAGATGCTTCTTTGGGAACGTCGTCACTGTCCTCATCTCGtccaaactcaccaaagGTTGAGGGAGCTCAGCGGCCAACAGCTCCCACAACTCACATACCTGGCATTGCAGGAGGTGAATCGGCTGGAGTTCTGCCACGCTCTGCTGGGCCCCCTGTCATTCATACCTCGTCAAGCAAGCCTCCAGGAGAACCACGAAAGCGACCTCATGACGGACCAGATTCAAATCAGCCAGCTCCTAAAAGG ACAGCAAGTGACAATGCTCGGGGCGGTGGACTCATGGGCAAGTTTGGGAATAAGTCGCACCGGCCGCCCAAGGCTCCCACCGACCCTTCGGCAATGTCAGTAATGGGTCTGGCGCCACCTGAGAGGCCGCCTGCAGCAGCGCCGACCGGTCCCTCGTTATCAAGCAGACCCCAAGCCCCAACAGGGCCAAGAATTCCGACAGGACCTTCAAATCCGGGACCCCAATATAGCAACAACCAG CAACGACGCCCACCTCAcccgccttcttctcgcaagaagggaaagccaagtctttttgtccCAAAGAAGCGCTAA